The genomic segment ATCATCAATCTGACTGAAACCTCAGAAGTTGCTAAATATTTAAGTCTCGTTGCGGAAAAATCTTGTTATAGTTAGATCAGAGAAAATCTATATATATAATTGTATCAACTTCTCTAAACTTTCTTTCATAATATGTTTAATTGATAAAATGCGAAAAGCGTCCTGTAACAGAATTTGCAGCAGAATAATAATGATTAATAAGAAATTTGCGAATTTGAATCTTTTTTGTTTACTTACTAAATATAAGTGTTATACTCAACTTGTACTTCAAAAAAGACATTATAGGGGGAAAATAAACATGGCAAACATTACAATTTTTGGTAAAGGAAATATGGGTTCAGCAATTGGCGGTAACTTCGAAACAGCAGGAAACGTTGTGTCTTACATCGGTAGCGGTGAATCATCAGATCAATTAGGCGATATCGTAGTATTGGCTGTTCCTTATTCAGCACTTTCTTCTATCGTGGAAGAAAATTCAGAAAAATTAGCTGGAAAAGTTGTTATTGATATTACAAACCCGCTTGATTTTGCTACATTTGATTCTTTGGTTGTTCCTTCTGACAGTTCAGCAGCAGCTGAAGTTCAAAAAGCACTTCCAAACTCTAAAGTATTGAAAGCTTTCAACACAACATTTGCTGGAACTTTGACAAGCAAAACTATTGGTGATTCACATCCAACAACTGTTTTAGTTGCAGGTGACGACACAGATGCTAAGAATCAAGTTTTCGATGCTTTAGATGGCAGTGGTTTAGCGACTCTTGATGCTGGTTCTTTGAAGAGAGCACGCGAATTGGAAGCTTTAGGATTCCTACAATTGACTCTAGCTGGTTCTGAAAAAATTAGCTGGAATGGTGGATTTGGACTTTTCAATTAATTATAAATAATTGAAAAGTGCTCCATTTACGTTCCTTAAATATACTAGTAAAAATTAAATAGTTAGTATTAAATAAGATCTTGAAAACTCTATTAAAGAGTGCTCAAGGTCTTATTTGAAGGTTATCCTGACTTAGATTGTTTGTATTATTGAGTATATTTTATAGTTTAAAAACAGCTAACTGACAAGTATAAATCCGGTAGTAAACCAGACTCCTAATTGTCAATTAGCTGTTAAAGAGAACTATTTAAATGCTAACAATTCTTTACAATAATTGAAGTATCAACAAAAATAGTGTTAACTTATTATTTGATTTTTGTAAAAAGAGAATCCTTATACTTGTAACGTACCCTTTAGTTCCGCAGCTTTAGTAGCAATTAAATCCATTAACTCAGGAGACAAGGTATCGTAAGTCGGTAGTCCCAGATTATTTAATTCTTTACGAACATCCGCCATTTTAGAAGCTGGTGTACCTGTTTCGATTACAGATGAAACAAAGGCTGCGAATTTTGGTGCAGACCATCCTTTTTCTTCTGATAATTCTGTATGAATAAAGTCTAATCCGTAAAATGCATGATTTTTATTTTCTATACGACCATACATATGTGCACCACAATCTCTACAATAATGTCTTTGGATTGCCGCTGTTTCATCAACTACTTCTAACTTATCTTCATTGTTAATGACTTCAACTGTTTCACGAGAAACTACAGCTACTAAAGAAAACCTAGCGTCTTCTGGTTTCCAACACTGAGAACAGCCACATGCGTGGTTGTGTAGCGTTTGTGAGCTTACTTTGACCTCTACTTTATTCGATTCACAAAGACACGTTAATGTGCCCCCACCGAATCCTTCTACTTCAGGGTAATCTTGGATTCCGTTATCTAATCTTGGGTGTAATTTAATGTTTGTCATATACTTCACTCCTTGGATTTATTGTTTTTGATTCAGCGATATGAAACTCTAACTGTTCTTTTATAAATGATGAAATCATCTAATAGTTCTAAACATGTCCACTTGATATCCAAACAATCAAAAGATGATTCTTTTATTTCACGACTGCAGTTAGCTTAATCGTCTCCAATTCCTTTTTTTAGAATGGATTTGCATCGCTGATTGTTTTTCTAAAAAATTATTTGCGAAAAAAACAATTCTTAATAAGACAGGATAGTGCGGATTGATTCACCTTTGTGTAATAAGTCGAATGCTTCATTGATATCTTTAAATTCTAAGTTGTGAGTAATAAATGAATCTAAATCAATTTCACCATTCATGAAATCCAGAACCATTCCTGGTAATTCAGTTCTTCCTTTTACTCCACCAAATGCTGATCCGCGCCATACGCGTCCGGTAACTAATTGGAATGGACGTGTTTGAATTTCTTTTCCAGCACCTGCTACACCAAGGATAATACTTTCACCCCATCCTTTATGGCAAGATTCAAGTGCAGATCTCATTACATCAACGTTACCAATACATTCAAAGCTATAATCTACACCACCATTTGTCATTTCTACAATAACTTCTTGGATTGGGCGATCATATTCTTTTGAATTAACAAAATCAGTTGCACCCATTTTTTTAGCTAATTCCCATTTGCTAGGATTAATATCAATTGCAATGATGCGTTTGGCGTTTGCTTTCTTTAATCCTTGAATAGCGGCTAAACCAATTGCACCAAGACCGAATACAGCTGCTACAGCGCCTTCTTCAACTTTTGCAGTGTTTTTAACTGCTCCCAGACCTGTAGTAACTCCACAACCAAGTAAAGCAATTTTGTCCAAAGGAGCATTTTCGTCAACTTTTACTAAGTTGATATCATTTACAACTGTGTACTCACTAAAAGTGCTGGTTCCCATATAATGATAAATTGGCTCTCCTTTATATGAAAAACGAGTTGTTCCATCAGGCATTAACCCTTTACCTTGCGTCTCACGGACTGCACTACATAAGTTTGTTTTGCCAGAAAGACAAAATTCACACTTTCCAC from the Carnobacterium inhibens subsp. inhibens DSM 13024 genome contains:
- a CDS encoding S-(hydroxymethyl)glutathione dehydrogenase/class III alcohol dehydrogenase; amino-acid sequence: MKSRAAVAFGPNEPLKIVEIDVEEPKENEVLVKILYTSVCHTDAFTLSGDDPEGVFPAVLGHEGGGVVESIGKNVTSVKPGDHVIPLYTAECGKCEFCLSGKTNLCSAVRETQGKGLMPDGTTRFSYKGEPIYHYMGTSTFSEYTVVNDINLVKVDENAPLDKIALLGCGVTTGLGAVKNTAKVEEGAVAAVFGLGAIGLAAIQGLKKANAKRIIAIDINPSKWELAKKMGATDFVNSKEYDRPIQEVIVEMTNGGVDYSFECIGNVDVMRSALESCHKGWGESIILGVAGAGKEIQTRPFQLVTGRVWRGSAFGGVKGRTELPGMVLDFMNGEIDLDSFITHNLEFKDINEAFDLLHKGESIRTILSY
- a CDS encoding NADPH-dependent F420 reductase, giving the protein MANITIFGKGNMGSAIGGNFETAGNVVSYIGSGESSDQLGDIVVLAVPYSALSSIVEENSEKLAGKVVIDITNPLDFATFDSLVVPSDSSAAAEVQKALPNSKVLKAFNTTFAGTLTSKTIGDSHPTTVLVAGDDTDAKNQVFDALDGSGLATLDAGSLKRARELEALGFLQLTLAGSEKISWNGGFGLFN
- the gfa gene encoding S-(hydroxymethyl)glutathione synthase, with translation MTNIKLHPRLDNGIQDYPEVEGFGGGTLTCLCESNKVEVKVSSQTLHNHACGCSQCWKPEDARFSLVAVVSRETVEVINNEDKLEVVDETAAIQRHYCRDCGAHMYGRIENKNHAFYGLDFIHTELSEEKGWSAPKFAAFVSSVIETGTPASKMADVRKELNNLGLPTYDTLSPELMDLIATKAAELKGTLQV